One Hoplias malabaricus isolate fHopMal1 chromosome 12, fHopMal1.hap1, whole genome shotgun sequence genomic window, TAGAACATACATTTCTAAAGatgaaagtaaaagtaaaaaaaaataaaaatcttttgTAAAAACTTTGTAAAATTTCATATTACGTTTACTGAATCTGTACTGTTATCTAGAGACACAACACATATAGCAAAAACTACCAAATTTAAGAAAATATCAAATGCTTTTTTAATTTGGCGCAACAGGCAGTgccattgtcacacagctccagcatcctggggttgtgtgttcgagtcccactccaggtgactataTGTagggagttttgtgtgttctccccatgtgtgggtttcctccgggtgctccggtttcctctcacggtccaaaaacacatgttggtaggtggactagctactcaaaagtgtagTCCATAGGTGTaaacgtgtgagtgaatgtatgatttTGTGTCGCCCTGccatggactggcgcccccttcaggatgtgttcctgccttacacccagagattccgggtaggctctggacccaccaaaaCTCTGAACTGGTTTTATATGAGTTCATGAATTAACAGGCAGTATCTTAAAGGATAGCTTAGCCAATAATGTACAATATGTAtaaaaagatgttttttttttgtttttctttcctcaCATGTGTGAGATAAACTGAAAAGATATGTCAAACTGTTAGAGCAGGTTAACATGGGCACCTCCAAGCTGGAAAATCTGGAAAGTCATATCTCCAGAATATAAGATCAGCAGCATATTAGATACTGGCATTAGGAATAACAAtcaacattttaatgttatgttaTTCCAGCTGTTAAGAGCTGGACTCAAATTTCTTACTTATATCCATCAATTAAACTAAATTTTCTTCTTATTTATTGTCTAAATTAAGAAATAGATAAATTAAGACATTTATGTATGTGGTGCTGGGAAACTAATAGAGGGGTGTGATCTTTGAGCAATCTAAAACCTATGTGACTCATCCATTGCTTATTTTGTttgaaatataacatttttgaatgaatctttattttttctgaacatttaaattgaatttcaaaatataaaaaagagtacaatattcattcaatttaaatgttaatatttattaagaGCTGTAGTATTTGACAATGTAAGTGCTCCATTTACATGTGGTATTTATGATTTTACAATCCTTAATCTTCTAGAGCTTTTCCTTGTATTTTACAACACATCCTTCAGTTGATATATACATAGCTGTATTATATTACCACTTAATTATTTAACATCAAATAATATCAGTGATACGAAACAATGGGAAAATATACAAACATACATCCTAAAATAAGACAAAAACTGAACAAATCTGAGCTAATATTTAAGATAATAAACCATATGATGACGACCATTTCAGATTTTGGTATATGTTAGACTCTTACCTGTTCTATCAAAATCTCTCGTTCATCTACCAGTTTACGCAGACGGATCTCTGAAAATCAAGCCCAAAGATTTAAATGtaagatttaaaatatttttaataatgtgcAAATATCTGGGCATCAGGAAAAAAGGCTatttaacataaaaacaaaatacctGTCTTTAGGCAGCCCATCATTAACTGCaattattataaatgtttacttggttttatataaaaaatccaCTACTCAGCAACAGCAATGCAGTGTTTACTGCCTAAACATATTTGATATGATTTAAACAACTTATTTGCCATTTATCAAAAATGTTGCTTGGTTAAAATTTGTATCGTTGTAGAAGCTTGAAGAAAGGAGCTTAGAGAAACAAACCGCTTATAATTCTTGACAatcacattttcagtttttgaaAACAACACCAAAATATAATTCAagtaaaataaacacttacatgGGTGTTAGGAGCAAGGTTTATGGGAGAAGGAAATTCAGGCATGCAAAAGATGTGGGAAGATGTGTAGTGTAAGGACAAAGATGAATAGTGTGGAACAGAGTGAAATAAAGTATCAGAAATGCAACTTCATGCAGCATCACCCTGTTCACAATCATAGCAGCAATctgagtttattttttaaattgcattaggacacacatacacacacacaccagtggcggatgctggtctttcaaggtgGGAAatctcaatttcggcctacatcataaaacatgtcggtttatttatacataaattctaccctccgttccttttcaagaaaatgatatGTGACCCTGtcataccaacaaggcgtcttttccagggacttgactagtgtcctctcaatggccagcagagctaggctgcttaaacggccttggcccatctgaagtgtgtccgcctgttagtgctttgtgacggtggaggggctcagaaAGTCGGAAAGactgatagaagtcagtctccaaacacaagcagctacaaaaaaccccaccagaaatagaagctcgatttgtcgctagtcgtttttaacaaagaaaatgccactaaggggattaagaaagtctccggttcaactcagaacagaattgAAATATAATGCTCCCACGGAGCATTACACCAAAttatcgctgattcgctcatttcactgtcaatcataAAAGGATTCAGCcacagacagatcatccaatcatcatgcagaagctgagcgtccgggccagccgaggccagcccactgcccgaTAGatccccagagatgctgagcgtccgatgggcgggacaaagcccagcatttatccaatgactcgtctcgtttcgctgcacttcgctgcttcgctattaaactctgtggacgctgtttaaagcactgtgaaactgcgggaatgaCTGAGGGGAAcgccgcatctttaccagtgataagaagctgattctgaacaaaagttgagcgcgttgtagtgcatatttattcaatgacatgtacacacaacagtatatatttaatcacttattttttgacattttatgggaagctgagcttcccttgcagtcttagagcaatcgcctctgacacacacacatgcatatacaCAACCAGGATAGtttcatttacttttttatttaatagtgcATACTTTAATTGCAATCAATTAAAATGTGGATAAGAAACACAATTCAAAACACTTATAGAAAACAGCTGAATCATGTAATACAAATTTCTTGAAATAAAAAGCATATattaggagaaaaaaaagaaaaatatcactATCAAGAAAAATCACACAATAGTCACATATCCATTCACTCCAAGTTGAATTCATGATTTCATCTTGTTGCTCATAACTATTAATTTTAATGACAATGTATTTACCAGAAATTACAAAATTAagcaataaacaaaacattttgaattgaattggaaacataaatgaaaaattatccaccaaaaaatatcaaatattctGAAAGAAATTTTGGTCTACCATTATGAACAGtatttaatgaatatttcacaATTTTAAAGGCAAATATTTTGACCTAGCATAATTTAGAAAATATAACTTTCACTGTTAGGCAAGCTTTCAAAAATAAAGTAAGAAAAAGGAATATCATATGAAATGAAACAAGTATTAAAGTATATATTTGAGTTCTCTTCATTTATTCCACGTATATGTTCTAACCCTAATTTTTCTTTCTCATTGACTTACAAAATCAATTATATCCTCACCTAATTCTACTGAGAAGTGGCTCATTGCGGTTCTGTAAAATGTCTGATGAGTCCTCTGTTAATTGTACATTATGCTCAGTTTCCTTAAGTTGtgagtgtttttgttattattttctgatGTCTTGTTGATGCTGATGTACACTGTATTCGTCTTCCGCAGTGATAAGCTGATCATATGTTAAATTGTCACTCTTTATTAAGGCTGTTCATATATTTTGTTGCATTGCATGTTGTTCTGAATCACCCTTGTGTGAATCTGTACATTCCTGTCAGTCATTTGTTTTACCTATATCCTCCTGAGCAGTGGAACATGCAACATCACTTTCCTGCTCTTTCAAGCTCTCGGCTTTTTCTTGTGAATTGTTTTTTGACCCAGTAACTACCATGTCTATTTTAACATGACTGCAATTTGTAATAACATCTGGTAATTCTGCCGCATCAGTTAAAGGATATTCAAGAGTATCTCTGAATTTCACCTCTGTTTTCTCTACTTTCAATTCCAGATCTATACTTGTAGGCATCTGAGGTATGTCATTGCCATGACAGACATCCTCTGGCCCAGTAAGGACTGTTTGTTCTCTCTGAGTTTCCTTTTCAACTTTTAATGATTTTACTGATTCCTCTTTCCTTTCATCAAGATGAATGATGTGGCCATCTATTTCTGCTGAATATTTTTCCACCTGGTTTTGTCCTTTGTCATCTTTAAACTTCAAAGATGTTTCTGTCTTGCTAAAGGAGAGTAAAACATCACAACTACTAATATCAGTTCTTGAGTCAGACCTTAGTAGTTCTGAAGAGTCAAAATCTATGTTCACTGGTAGAATGTTAACATCAGTATTCAAATTAACAgttgttttttcatttacagtCATTTCCTCTGAAGGATCTACAGGCAAATTGTTACAATGTGGCTTTGGCATAATGTTTTGAAATAGACTACCTGCTTTcagcttgtttttatttttctccccAGACCCCCTAATGCTCTCTTTTACATCacaacattgtttttgtttgcttttctttttcttcttcttctttttgctAGGATTGCTGGTATTGTGTGTCTTTTTGGCATTTAAATCCATTGTTCTTGCCTGTTCTTCAGCCTTTGGATCTTGGCTCTCTACAACTATTTTTTCACTTGGTAGATATTCATGCTCCAGGGATACCAAAGGGGCCtcacataaatacatttttcccGTCCTCATTTCCTCTGTAACAAAACCCAGGCTCTTATTCTTATCTGCAATCGTGGGTACATCAGGAAGGGGATCATACACCACCTTCCCAACTTCACCTTCTAAATATTCAGATACAACCACATTCTCTTCTTTAACTTTGATCGTTTGTGTGGACATTACAGCCTCATTTTCAACAACATTTTGAGATTGTTCAACAACATTTTGAATTTGTTTTAAGTCTCTATTTAAATCATTCCCAAGATGGCAATCATCTTTCTGTGTTGCCAAAGCGCGCTTCAAAGAACTACCACATGTACGTGGTGAAAGAGAATTCTCTTGAATTCCATGATCCAAATACTTTGGGTTTTCATCTTGGTTTTCGTTGCAGCCACTTACATTTTCATCTCTACCCATCTCTTGAGTGCCTGTGAGATGATTGTGGAGTCAAGAGAAAAAAATCACTAAAATGCATGTTTAAAAGTTATGTGGTTCTAgaagtttaatatttatttcagtctttaaatatttctttaaatacatCTAGTCTTTTAAATTTCTTGTTCTTTATATTGCAATAGTTTAAAACCATTCTTCATGTTTTCCTTAGTAGGTTGTCAAGTTACATTTGTCTGTAGATTATGTATATACAtgtaacatttataaataaacctATGGtgctgctgtaaatatgaaatttaataaaagaaaatttgAGCATGCAAAACATTGCAAGACTTGCTGGCAGAACTGAGAATTGACAGGGAGGTTGCTGAAAATTTCCCACAGATAGGAGGGAAATcggttaatttaaaaatatt contains:
- the lrrfip1a gene encoding leucine-rich repeat flightless-interacting protein 1 isoform X3, which encodes MGSQGPGRKRTPNRNGLTAEEDALNIIAREAETRLAAKRAARAEAREIRMRELERQQKEIYQVQKKYYGFDSLNNKWGNIEQWMEDSERCTHQSQRPLSEMSDDEERTTVESRGNIQDNSSNTAASFLGDAASSSCLSRDLQYVTIPDLPNSSRRLLQGSSQASTTSAATLISLGETSLYRGSGDPSATTDTQASIEDIKDLLSEMEEKYRKAMVSNSHLDNEKSTLMYQVDTLKENLTEMEELLSETRRELEENVKDLEREKLAHSVLQFKFDELEKTVKQSEELHTEIHQLRLREAGFLREVSDLKETIEWKNKKIGALERQKDYSDAIRNERDELRDDVVQLRDIVKKHGIVLGPDLSTRREVEDVTDRSPCTEQGNSVLGTQEMGRDENVSGCNENQDENPKYLDHGIQENSLSPRTCGSSLKRALATQKDDCHLGNDLNRDLKQIQNVVEQSQNVVENEAVMSTQTIKVKEENVVVSEYLEGEVGKVVYDPLPDVPTIADKNKSLGFVTEEMRTGKMYLCEAPLVSLEHEYLPSEKIVVESQDPKAEEQARTMDLNAKKTHNTSNPSKKKKKKKKSKQKQCCDVKESIRGSGEKNKNKLKAGSLFQNIMPKPHCNNLPVDPSEEMTVNEKTTVNLNTDVNILPVNIDFDSSELLRSDSRTDISSCDVLLSFSKTETSLKFKDDKGQNQVEKYSAEIDGHIIHLDERKEESVKSLKVEKETQREQTVLTGPEDVCHGNDIPQMPTSIDLELKVEKTEVKFRDTLEYPLTDAAELPDVITNCSHVKIDMVVTGSKNNSQEKAESLKEQESDVACSTAQEDIGKTND
- the lrrfip1a gene encoding leucine-rich repeat flightless-interacting protein 1 isoform X4 codes for the protein MGSQGPGRKRTPNRNGLTAEEDALNIIAREAETRLAAKRAARAEAREIRMRELERQQKEEDSERCTHQSQRPLSEMSDDEERTTVESRGNIQDNSSNTAASFLGDAASSSCLSRDLQYVTIPDLPNSSRRLLQGSSQASTTSAATLISLGETSLYRGSGDPSATTDTQASIEDIKEIHELKDQIQDVEAKYMQRLKDIQDLLSEMEEKYRKAMVSNSHLDNEKSTLMYQVDTLKENLTEMEELLSETRRELEENVKDLEREKLAHSVLQFKFDELEKTVKQSEELHTEIHQLRLREAGFLREVSDLKETIEWKNKKIGALERQKDYSDAIRNERDELRDDVVQLRDIVKKHGIVLGPDLSTRREVEDVTDRSPCTEQGNSVLGTQEMGRDENVSGCNENQDENPKYLDHGIQENSLSPRTCGSSLKRALATQKDDCHLGNDLNRDLKQIQNVVEQSQNVVENEAVMSTQTIKVKEENVVVSEYLEGEVGKVVYDPLPDVPTIADKNKSLGFVTEEMRTGKMYLCEAPLVSLEHEYLPSEKIVVESQDPKAEEQARTMDLNAKKTHNTSNPSKKKKKKKKSKQKQCCDVKESIRGSGEKNKNKLKAGSLFQNIMPKPHCNNLPVDPSEEMTVNEKTTVNLNTDVNILPVNIDFDSSELLRSDSRTDISSCDVLLSFSKTETSLKFKDDKGQNQVEKYSAEIDGHIIHLDERKEESVKSLKVEKETQREQTVLTGPEDVCHGNDIPQMPTSIDLELKVEKTEVKFRDTLEYPLTDAAELPDVITNCSHVKIDMVVTGSKNNSQEKAESLKEQESDVACSTAQEDIGKTND
- the lrrfip1a gene encoding leucine-rich repeat flightless-interacting protein 1 isoform X2, producing the protein MGSQGPGRKRTPNRNGLTAEEDALNIIAREAETRLAAKRAARAEAREIRMRELERQQKEIYQVQKEDSERCTHQSQRPLSEMSDDEERTTVESRGNIQDNSSNTAASFLGDAASSSCLSRDLQYVTIPDLPNSSRRLLQGSSQASTTSAATLISLGETSLYRGSGDPSATTDTQASIEDIKEIHELKDQIQDVEAKYMQRLKDIQDLLSEMEEKYRKAMVSNSHLDNEKSTLMYQVDTLKENLTEMEELLSETRRELEENVKDLEREKLAHSVLQFKFDELEKTVKQSEELHTEIHQLRLREAGFLREVSDLKETIEWKNKKIGALERQKDYSDAIRNERDELRDDVVQLRDIVKKHGIVLGPDLSTRREVEDVTDRSPCTEQGNSVLGTQEMGRDENVSGCNENQDENPKYLDHGIQENSLSPRTCGSSLKRALATQKDDCHLGNDLNRDLKQIQNVVEQSQNVVENEAVMSTQTIKVKEENVVVSEYLEGEVGKVVYDPLPDVPTIADKNKSLGFVTEEMRTGKMYLCEAPLVSLEHEYLPSEKIVVESQDPKAEEQARTMDLNAKKTHNTSNPSKKKKKKKKSKQKQCCDVKESIRGSGEKNKNKLKAGSLFQNIMPKPHCNNLPVDPSEEMTVNEKTTVNLNTDVNILPVNIDFDSSELLRSDSRTDISSCDVLLSFSKTETSLKFKDDKGQNQVEKYSAEIDGHIIHLDERKEESVKSLKVEKETQREQTVLTGPEDVCHGNDIPQMPTSIDLELKVEKTEVKFRDTLEYPLTDAAELPDVITNCSHVKIDMVVTGSKNNSQEKAESLKEQESDVACSTAQEDIGKTND
- the lrrfip1a gene encoding leucine-rich repeat flightless-interacting protein 1 isoform X1 is translated as MGSQGPGRKRTPNRNGLTAEEDALNIIAREAETRLAAKRAARAEAREIRMRELERQQKEIYQVQKKYYGFDSLNNKWGNIEQWMEDSERCTHQSQRPLSEMSDDEERTTVESRGNIQDNSSNTAASFLGDAASSSCLSRDLQYVTIPDLPNSSRRLLQGSSQASTTSAATLISLGETSLYRGSGDPSATTDTQASIEDIKEIHELKDQIQDVEAKYMQRLKDIQDLLSEMEEKYRKAMVSNSHLDNEKSTLMYQVDTLKENLTEMEELLSETRRELEENVKDLEREKLAHSVLQFKFDELEKTVKQSEELHTEIHQLRLREAGFLREVSDLKETIEWKNKKIGALERQKDYSDAIRNERDELRDDVVQLRDIVKKHGIVLGPDLSTRREVEDVTDRSPCTEQGNSVLGTQEMGRDENVSGCNENQDENPKYLDHGIQENSLSPRTCGSSLKRALATQKDDCHLGNDLNRDLKQIQNVVEQSQNVVENEAVMSTQTIKVKEENVVVSEYLEGEVGKVVYDPLPDVPTIADKNKSLGFVTEEMRTGKMYLCEAPLVSLEHEYLPSEKIVVESQDPKAEEQARTMDLNAKKTHNTSNPSKKKKKKKKSKQKQCCDVKESIRGSGEKNKNKLKAGSLFQNIMPKPHCNNLPVDPSEEMTVNEKTTVNLNTDVNILPVNIDFDSSELLRSDSRTDISSCDVLLSFSKTETSLKFKDDKGQNQVEKYSAEIDGHIIHLDERKEESVKSLKVEKETQREQTVLTGPEDVCHGNDIPQMPTSIDLELKVEKTEVKFRDTLEYPLTDAAELPDVITNCSHVKIDMVVTGSKNNSQEKAESLKEQESDVACSTAQEDIGKTND
- the lrrfip1a gene encoding leucine-rich repeat flightless-interacting protein 1 isoform X7; translated protein: MGSQGPGRKRTPNRNGLTAEEDALNIIAREAETRLAAKRAARAEAREIRMRELERQQKEEDSERCTHQSQRPLSEMSDDEERTTVESRGNIQGSSQASTTSAATLISLGETSLYRGSGDPSATTDTQASIEDIKEIHELKDQIQDVEAKYMQRLKDIQDLLSEMEEKYRKAMVSNSHLDNEKSTLMYQVDTLKENLTEMEELLSETRRELEENVKDLEREKLAHSVLQFKFDELEKTVKQSEELHTEIHQLRLREAGFLREVSDLKETIEWKNKKIGALERQKDYSDAIRNERDELRDDVVQLRDIVKKHGIVLGPDLSTRREVEDVTDRSPCTEQGNSVLGTQEMGRDENVSGCNENQDENPKYLDHGIQENSLSPRTCGSSLKRALATQKDDCHLGNDLNRDLKQIQNVVEQSQNVVENEAVMSTQTIKVKEENVVVSEYLEGEVGKVVYDPLPDVPTIADKNKSLGFVTEEMRTGKMYLCEAPLVSLEHEYLPSEKIVVESQDPKAEEQARTMDLNAKKTHNTSNPSKKKKKKKKSKQKQCCDVKESIRGSGEKNKNKLKAGSLFQNIMPKPHCNNLPVDPSEEMTVNEKTTVNLNTDVNILPVNIDFDSSELLRSDSRTDISSCDVLLSFSKTETSLKFKDDKGQNQVEKYSAEIDGHIIHLDERKEESVKSLKVEKETQREQTVLTGPEDVCHGNDIPQMPTSIDLELKVEKTEVKFRDTLEYPLTDAAELPDVITNCSHVKIDMVVTGSKNNSQEKAESLKEQESDVACSTAQEDIGKTND
- the lrrfip1a gene encoding leucine-rich repeat flightless-interacting protein 1 isoform X5, which translates into the protein MGSQGPGRKRTPNRNGLTAEEDALNIIAREAETRLAAKRAARAEAREIRMRELERQQKEIYQVQKKYYGFDSLNNKWGNIEQWMEDSERCTHQSQRPLSEMSDDEERTTVESRGNIQGSSQASTTSAATLISLGETSLYRGSGDPSATTDTQASIEDIKEIHELKDQIQDVEAKYMQRLKDIQDLLSEMEEKYRKAMVSNSHLDNEKSTLMYQVDTLKENLTEMEELLSETRRELEENVKDLEREKLAHSVLQFKFDELEKTVKQSEELHTEIHQLRLREAGFLREVSDLKETIEWKNKKIGALERQKDYSDAIRNERDELRDDVVQLRDIVKKHGIVLGPDLSTRREVEDVTDRSPCTEQGNSVLGTQEMGRDENVSGCNENQDENPKYLDHGIQENSLSPRTCGSSLKRALATQKDDCHLGNDLNRDLKQIQNVVEQSQNVVENEAVMSTQTIKVKEENVVVSEYLEGEVGKVVYDPLPDVPTIADKNKSLGFVTEEMRTGKMYLCEAPLVSLEHEYLPSEKIVVESQDPKAEEQARTMDLNAKKTHNTSNPSKKKKKKKKSKQKQCCDVKESIRGSGEKNKNKLKAGSLFQNIMPKPHCNNLPVDPSEEMTVNEKTTVNLNTDVNILPVNIDFDSSELLRSDSRTDISSCDVLLSFSKTETSLKFKDDKGQNQVEKYSAEIDGHIIHLDERKEESVKSLKVEKETQREQTVLTGPEDVCHGNDIPQMPTSIDLELKVEKTEVKFRDTLEYPLTDAAELPDVITNCSHVKIDMVVTGSKNNSQEKAESLKEQESDVACSTAQEDIGKTND
- the lrrfip1a gene encoding leucine-rich repeat flightless-interacting protein 1 isoform X6, encoding MGSQGPGRKRTPNRNGLTAEEDALNIIAREAETRLAAKRAARAEAREIRMRELERQQKEIYQVQKEDSERCTHQSQRPLSEMSDDEERTTVESRGNIQGSSQASTTSAATLISLGETSLYRGSGDPSATTDTQASIEDIKEIHELKDQIQDVEAKYMQRLKDIQDLLSEMEEKYRKAMVSNSHLDNEKSTLMYQVDTLKENLTEMEELLSETRRELEENVKDLEREKLAHSVLQFKFDELEKTVKQSEELHTEIHQLRLREAGFLREVSDLKETIEWKNKKIGALERQKDYSDAIRNERDELRDDVVQLRDIVKKHGIVLGPDLSTRREVEDVTDRSPCTEQGNSVLGTQEMGRDENVSGCNENQDENPKYLDHGIQENSLSPRTCGSSLKRALATQKDDCHLGNDLNRDLKQIQNVVEQSQNVVENEAVMSTQTIKVKEENVVVSEYLEGEVGKVVYDPLPDVPTIADKNKSLGFVTEEMRTGKMYLCEAPLVSLEHEYLPSEKIVVESQDPKAEEQARTMDLNAKKTHNTSNPSKKKKKKKKSKQKQCCDVKESIRGSGEKNKNKLKAGSLFQNIMPKPHCNNLPVDPSEEMTVNEKTTVNLNTDVNILPVNIDFDSSELLRSDSRTDISSCDVLLSFSKTETSLKFKDDKGQNQVEKYSAEIDGHIIHLDERKEESVKSLKVEKETQREQTVLTGPEDVCHGNDIPQMPTSIDLELKVEKTEVKFRDTLEYPLTDAAELPDVITNCSHVKIDMVVTGSKNNSQEKAESLKEQESDVACSTAQEDIGKTND